The genome window GGCCGTGCGGGCGGATCGGCCGCAGTCCGGTTGCCCGATCATTGCGGTGGAGCGGCGGAGGAGGAGCTGTCGGCGCCGGCGTCAGCCTTGAACGTCTGCCGATCAGCGCTCGTGCGCCAGCGCCGCCGCGCGACAGGGTGCTCCGCGGCCGCTCGGCACGGCCGCGGCGTTCACCAGCAAGCCAGCGCCGACAGCTCCTCCTCCGCCGCGCGACGGGGTGCTCCCCGACCGCTCGGCAGTGCCGCGGCGTTCACCAGCAAGCTAGCGCCCACACCCTCCTCCTCCGCCGGCGATGCGAAGAAGCTCCCGTACGACCGCTGCAGGGTCCGAGGCGGACATTACAGCTGACAGGACCGCGATGCCGGCGCCGGTCTCGAGCACCTCGGGAGCGTTCTGCGGCGTGATGCCGCCGATTCCGAGACAGGGGAGACCGCTGGCCTCCCGGACGAGCCGGACTCGGTCAGGTCCGATCGCTTCGTCGGCGAGGCCGGGCTTGGAGCGCGTACCGAACACGGCTCCGACGCCCAGATAGTCCGCCCGCGCAGCCGCCCCGCGGCGAGCTTCCTCGGGATCATCGGTGGAATAGCCGATGATGAAGTCGCTGGGGGCGATGTTGCGGGCGGCCGAGACGGTGAGATCGTCCGGACCCAGATGGACGCCATCCGCGCCGACGGCAAGGGCGACATCGAGACGATCGTTCACGATGAAGGCGGCGCCCGCAGACTTCGTGATCGCACGGAGCCGCTCCGCGGTCGAGGCGAGCGCGCGGCTGTCCGCGGTCTTGTCCCGGAGTTGAATCGCAGGTGCCCCGGCGTCCACGCATTCCGCTACGACCTGCTCGAGCGGACGGTCGCAGGCGGGCCTCGGGTGGGTGATCACCATGAGAGGCCAGCCATCCGGCGTGGGCGAGCCGGGCACGGTCCTTTCCGAACTAGCGTTCCGCCGACTCGCGGCCGACGCGGATCCGGTCTATCGCGTTGTTGTGCTCGCGCAGGGTCCGGGTGAATTCGTGCGAGCCATCGTTTCGCGCCACAAAGAAGATGTACTCGTGGTCGGCGGGCTGGAGGGCGGCCCGCAGCGATGCCTCGCCCGGCGAAGCGATGGGCCCGGGCGGCAGTCCCTGCTGCGTATAGGTGTTGTAGGGGTGATCCGCGACGGCGTCGATGTCGCGGTAGAGCAAACGCGCGCGCGGTTCGCCG of Candidatus Palauibacter soopunensis contains these proteins:
- the thiE gene encoding thiamine phosphate synthase produces the protein MPGSPTPDGWPLMVITHPRPACDRPLEQVVAECVDAGAPAIQLRDKTADSRALASTAERLRAITKSAGAAFIVNDRLDVALAVGADGVHLGPDDLTVSAARNIAPSDFIIGYSTDDPEEARRGAAARADYLGVGAVFGTRSKPGLADEAIGPDRVRLVREASGLPCLGIGGITPQNAPEVLETGAGIAVLSAVMSASDPAAVVRELLRIAGGGGGCGR